One Ethanoligenens harbinense YUAN-3 genomic window carries:
- a CDS encoding beta-galactosidase, which yields MIQKYMDLSHIQTESPVSLGAFGGSNGQESLAVNSRYFTRNGRPVFPIMGEFHFSRYPAAYWEESLQKIRAGGIQVVASYVIWIHHEEEQNVFEWSGSKDLNKFVRLCQKTGLRVLLRIGPWSHGECRNGGFPDWLVHAGVPLRESNPQYLAHVKRFYAQIYEQVKGLFFAEGGPIVGVQIENEYGHCGGLQGEPGIAHIKTLKQMAVEIGFVTPFYTSTGWGNGVVVEDETLPVLGGYAEAPWDQHTDERKAAREYLFTPIHRETDIGTDLSDGMSGEYAYDISRYPYLTAELGGGLEPTHHRRPIVSADDTGALVHAFLGSGANLLGYYMYHGGTNPAGKFSTLQESRATGYLNDVPEYSYDFQAPIGEYGQLHESYSRLKAYHLFLQDFGEEMALSSCCLPEDNAADAEDMDSLRYCARYGAKGGFLFLSNYQRRRHMAEKQDVNITVNTANGTYAFEHIALPDGRYVFYPFEMDLDGITLASATAQPLCRIRNSGQTTFVFFADEDTPAIFRFRAETVRPDSVGGGMCFTEKDILGLRVVPEAFAKALELTGVDGISVRLLVIRRADAYRAWKVGERGEQYLILTDAAVRQENDRLVLSSTRQRTDLFSYPAFPEKASAVFQAAGTYGDFAGGVLHFPDAMCSPFVSVQAAEKTADGAMEYTLSVKRSCGAAVDDDFLTIRFAGDRAKLFIDGAVAADWFYTGTGWVVGLKRFSTLEGRSLHLRIEPLKDTDKVFLEKKPAFENGVACMLRDIRITPEYVCRLPIAHTKP from the coding sequence ATGATACAGAAATATATGGATTTATCGCATATCCAAACAGAAAGCCCGGTTTCGCTGGGCGCTTTCGGAGGCAGCAACGGGCAGGAATCTCTTGCCGTGAACAGCCGCTATTTTACGCGAAACGGCCGCCCGGTTTTTCCTATCATGGGTGAGTTCCATTTTTCCAGATATCCCGCGGCGTATTGGGAAGAATCCCTGCAAAAAATACGCGCCGGCGGTATCCAGGTCGTCGCCAGTTATGTGATCTGGATCCATCACGAGGAGGAACAGAACGTTTTTGAATGGTCGGGCAGTAAAGATCTGAACAAGTTTGTCCGGCTCTGCCAAAAAACCGGCCTGCGCGTCCTGCTGCGCATTGGTCCGTGGTCCCACGGGGAATGCCGCAACGGCGGCTTCCCCGACTGGCTGGTGCATGCGGGTGTTCCACTGCGGGAAAGCAACCCGCAATATCTGGCACATGTCAAACGGTTTTACGCGCAGATCTACGAGCAGGTCAAAGGCCTGTTTTTCGCCGAGGGCGGACCGATTGTCGGTGTTCAGATAGAAAATGAATACGGACATTGCGGTGGATTGCAGGGTGAGCCGGGCATCGCGCATATCAAAACGCTCAAGCAGATGGCAGTGGAGATTGGATTTGTCACACCGTTCTATACGAGCACCGGCTGGGGCAACGGTGTGGTGGTGGAGGATGAAACCCTGCCTGTTCTTGGCGGATACGCGGAGGCCCCCTGGGATCAGCATACCGACGAACGGAAAGCCGCGCGGGAATATCTGTTCACCCCCATCCACCGAGAAACGGATATCGGAACGGATCTTTCCGACGGGATGAGCGGCGAATACGCATACGACATCAGCCGATATCCCTATCTGACGGCGGAGCTGGGCGGCGGGCTGGAACCGACCCATCACCGCAGGCCCATCGTCAGCGCGGATGACACCGGGGCGCTTGTGCACGCTTTTCTGGGCTCCGGCGCCAACCTGCTGGGATATTATATGTACCACGGCGGGACCAACCCGGCGGGCAAATTTTCCACATTGCAGGAGTCGCGCGCAACAGGCTATCTTAATGATGTTCCCGAGTATTCCTATGATTTTCAGGCGCCCATCGGGGAGTACGGCCAACTCCACGAATCCTATAGCCGTTTAAAGGCGTACCACCTGTTTTTACAGGATTTTGGTGAAGAAATGGCCTTGTCTTCCTGCTGCCTGCCGGAAGATAACGCGGCAGATGCCGAAGATATGGACAGCCTGCGTTATTGCGCGCGGTATGGCGCCAAAGGTGGGTTCCTGTTTTTGAGCAATTACCAGCGCCGCCGCCATATGGCGGAGAAGCAGGATGTCAATATCACGGTAAACACGGCCAATGGCACCTATGCGTTTGAGCACATCGCTCTTCCGGATGGAAGATATGTGTTCTATCCATTTGAGATGGATCTGGACGGGATCACGCTTGCATCGGCGACCGCACAGCCGCTCTGCCGAATACGCAACAGCGGCCAGACCACCTTTGTGTTTTTCGCCGACGAAGATACCCCCGCCATTTTCCGGTTCCGCGCCGAAACGGTGCGGCCGGATTCCGTTGGCGGCGGGATGTGTTTCACGGAGAAAGATATTTTGGGACTGCGCGTGGTTCCGGAAGCGTTTGCGAAGGCGCTTGAACTCACGGGGGTCGACGGCATATCCGTCCGCCTGTTGGTTATCCGCCGGGCCGACGCTTACCGCGCGTGGAAAGTGGGGGAGCGGGGGGAACAATACCTCATTCTTACGGACGCTGCTGTCCGGCAGGAAAACGACCGCCTGGTTCTGAGCAGTACCCGTCAGCGGACCGACTTGTTTTCCTATCCGGCTTTTCCGGAAAAGGCATCTGCCGTATTCCAGGCGGCCGGCACATATGGAGATTTTGCGGGCGGCGTTCTGCATTTTCCGGATGCGATGTGTTCCCCGTTTGTGTCCGTTCAGGCTGCCGAAAAAACGGCGGACGGAGCAATGGAATACACCCTGTCGGTCAAGCGGTCGTGCGGCGCGGCAGTGGACGACGACTTTCTGACCATCCGCTTTGCGGGCGACCGCGCCAAGCTGTTTATCGACGGCGCCGTGGCGGCCGACTGGTTTTATACAGGCACGGGCTGGGTGGTCGGGCTGAAGCGTTTCAGCACATTGGAGGGCCGCTCGTTGCACCTGCGCATCGAACCCCTGAAAGACACCGACAAGGTGTTTCTTGAGAAAAAGCCGGCATTTGAAAACGGTGTGGCCTGCATGCTGCGCGATATCCGCATCACCCCGGAATATGTCTGCCGTCTCCCGATCGCGCATACCAAACCATGA
- a CDS encoding aldose epimerase family protein, whose protein sequence is MPEPKRFGTTKDGREVRCFLLRNVSGMCVEILDYGGTVRSCKVPDKTGAIRDVVLGYDTVEAYEAGSCYFGALIGRCANRIAGGRLRVDGQNYQLTRNDGPNHLHGGKNGLNRHLWEARQISDSTLVLHAECPDGEDGYPGNLSVTVIYDLSDDGELSIDYHAVCDRDTVCNLTNHMYFNLAGHDSGASIHGESIRIDADSYTETDAASIPTGAVLPVENTPMDLRAPVAIGAHIEDDFPQLRQAGGYDHNWIVRGYDGRLKEMAFACDESSGIVLRVSTTLPGVQFYTGNFIPRHQGKDGAWYGRRSAFCLESQYFPGLLEIPPYPSPFLSKGREYHQTTVYRFSLR, encoded by the coding sequence ATGCCCGAACCAAAACGATTCGGCACGACCAAAGACGGGCGGGAAGTCCGGTGCTTTTTGCTGCGGAACGTTTCCGGCATGTGTGTGGAAATTCTGGACTATGGCGGAACCGTGCGTTCCTGCAAGGTGCCGGATAAAACGGGCGCAATCCGGGATGTCGTGCTGGGCTACGATACGGTGGAAGCCTATGAAGCCGGTTCCTGCTATTTCGGGGCGCTCATTGGGCGATGCGCCAATCGTATCGCCGGAGGGCGGCTCCGGGTGGATGGCCAAAACTATCAGTTGACGCGGAACGACGGTCCCAATCATTTACATGGGGGCAAAAACGGCTTGAACCGTCACCTTTGGGAGGCACGGCAGATTTCCGATTCCACGCTGGTGCTGCACGCCGAATGTCCGGATGGAGAAGATGGGTATCCCGGCAACCTGTCCGTTACCGTGATCTACGATCTGTCGGACGATGGAGAGCTGTCCATCGATTACCACGCCGTTTGCGACCGGGACACGGTCTGCAATCTTACCAATCATATGTATTTCAATCTGGCGGGACATGACAGCGGCGCCAGCATTCACGGGGAGAGCATCCGTATCGACGCCGATTCCTATACGGAGACCGACGCTGCGAGCATCCCGACCGGTGCGGTCCTGCCGGTGGAGAATACCCCCATGGACCTGCGTGCCCCGGTTGCCATCGGGGCGCATATCGAGGATGATTTCCCGCAGTTGCGTCAGGCCGGCGGATACGACCACAACTGGATCGTGCGCGGATATGACGGGCGCTTAAAGGAAATGGCGTTCGCCTGCGATGAATCCTCCGGCATTGTGCTCCGTGTGTCTACCACATTGCCGGGCGTGCAGTTTTACACCGGAAATTTCATTCCGCGTCACCAGGGGAAAGACGGTGCGTGGTACGGCAGGCGCTCCGCGTTCTGTTTGGAAAGCCAGTATTTTCCCGGGTTGTTGGAAATTCCGCCTTATCCGTCTCCGTTTTTGTCGAAAGGCCGGGAGTATCACCAGACGACGGTCTATCGCTTTAGCTTACGATAA
- a CDS encoding galactokinase, with protein sequence MHTSEAAEKIRSGALDNTFITLYGADAVTAQRARYDKAITSFVNQFGDGDVQILSVPGRSEVGGNHTDHNHGRVLACAVDLDIIAVAGKTDAPTIRILSEGFALDEVDTGALSPSADEQYTSKALIRGVTARAKALGYAVGGLKAYTTSSVLKGSGLSSSAAFEVMCSNLLSHLYNEGTIDAVTMAKVGQYAEREFFGKPCGLMDQTACAVGGLICIDFADPENPVIEKVDVDFRQSGYTLCIVDTAGNHADLNDDYASIQSEMKAVAALLGHTVLRECAERDFYDRLPEIRKKLGDRAALRAVHFFGDDQRVLKEVDALRTQNFASFLDLVAKSGRSSFQCLQNAYSIQEPRQQGLPLALALSEKLLDGKGAWRVHGGGFAGTIQAFVPNALVDAYALEMNRVFGARACYRLLVRPTGATRVL encoded by the coding sequence ATGCATACATCCGAAGCAGCGGAAAAGATCCGATCCGGCGCGCTGGATAACACATTCATTACCTTGTACGGAGCCGATGCCGTTACGGCGCAGCGCGCGCGCTACGACAAAGCCATCACGTCATTCGTTAACCAATTCGGCGACGGCGATGTGCAGATTTTGAGCGTGCCGGGGCGCAGTGAGGTAGGGGGCAACCACACCGACCATAACCATGGACGCGTGTTGGCATGCGCGGTCGACCTGGATATCATCGCGGTCGCCGGAAAAACGGATGCGCCAACGATTCGCATCCTGTCGGAAGGCTTCGCACTGGATGAAGTGGACACGGGGGCCCTTTCCCCATCCGCAGACGAACAGTACACGTCCAAAGCGCTGATACGCGGGGTGACCGCCAGGGCCAAAGCATTGGGATATGCGGTGGGCGGGCTGAAAGCCTACACGACTTCCAGCGTGCTGAAAGGAAGCGGCCTGTCTTCTTCCGCGGCTTTTGAGGTCATGTGCTCGAACCTGCTCAGCCATCTGTACAATGAGGGAACGATTGACGCCGTCACCATGGCAAAAGTGGGCCAATATGCCGAGCGCGAGTTTTTCGGAAAGCCCTGCGGGCTGATGGATCAGACCGCCTGCGCCGTCGGCGGCCTGATCTGCATTGATTTTGCCGACCCGGAAAATCCGGTGATTGAAAAAGTGGACGTTGATTTCCGGCAAAGCGGTTACACGCTTTGTATTGTGGACACGGCAGGAAACCATGCCGATCTCAACGATGATTATGCCTCCATCCAGTCTGAAATGAAAGCGGTGGCTGCGCTGCTGGGTCACACCGTCCTGCGGGAATGCGCAGAGCGCGATTTTTACGACCGGCTGCCGGAGATCCGTAAAAAATTGGGCGACCGCGCCGCTTTGCGCGCCGTTCACTTCTTCGGCGACGACCAGCGTGTTTTGAAAGAGGTGGACGCCCTGCGGACACAGAATTTTGCATCGTTTTTGGATTTGGTGGCAAAGTCGGGACGCTCGTCTTTCCAGTGTCTGCAAAACGCTTACTCCATCCAGGAACCCAGGCAACAGGGCTTGCCGCTGGCGCTTGCCCTTTCGGAAAAACTGCTGGACGGAAAAGGCGCATGGCGTGTGCACGGCGGCGGATTTGCCGGTACGATCCAGGCGTTTGTGCCGAATGCGCTGGTGGATGCGTATGCTTTGGAAATGAACCGCGTGTTTGGGGCGCGCGCGTGCTACCGGTTGCTGGTGCGGCCGACGGGAGCGACCCGCGTCTTATAA
- the galT gene encoding galactose-1-phosphate uridylyltransferase, with protein sequence MAELRWHPFIRDWVMIASSRQNRPQMPKDWCPFCPGSGKVPDHYDVLKYDNDFPALSQTPPEPDDVATDFFKVRPAYGKCEVILYSPEHTITLPELPVPHIRKLVDLWAERYDALRRDEKIKYVFIFENRGDVVGVTMPHPHGQIYGYSVIPKKLRLELEASEAYYNENDRCLFCDSLKAEQDFQKRVIFQNDHFVCLLPFYTEYPYGVYVYSKRHIGAIADFTGEERDALAAMLKETTGTLDSLFGYKFPYMMCMHNAPVNSGNTSAYYHFHIEFFPPMRSEKKQKFNASSETGAWAHCNPTCPEEKAEELRQAHARFLASAAGQADNH encoded by the coding sequence ATGGCTGAACTTCGCTGGCATCCGTTTATCCGCGACTGGGTGATGATCGCGTCATCCCGTCAGAACCGCCCGCAAATGCCGAAGGACTGGTGCCCGTTTTGCCCGGGTTCCGGAAAAGTACCCGATCATTACGACGTTCTAAAATACGACAACGATTTTCCTGCGCTTTCGCAGACGCCGCCGGAGCCGGATGATGTCGCCACCGATTTCTTTAAGGTGCGCCCGGCCTACGGCAAGTGTGAAGTCATCCTGTATTCGCCGGAGCACACCATCACGCTGCCGGAACTGCCGGTGCCGCATATCCGCAAACTGGTGGACCTCTGGGCGGAGCGGTATGACGCGCTGCGCCGGGATGAGAAGATCAAATATGTTTTCATTTTTGAAAACCGCGGCGATGTGGTGGGTGTGACCATGCCGCATCCGCACGGGCAAATCTACGGGTACTCGGTCATTCCCAAAAAACTGCGGTTGGAGCTGGAGGCGAGCGAAGCCTACTACAACGAAAATGACCGCTGCCTGTTCTGTGACAGCCTGAAAGCAGAGCAGGATTTTCAAAAGCGCGTCATTTTTCAAAACGACCATTTTGTCTGCTTGCTGCCGTTTTATACGGAGTATCCATATGGCGTGTATGTCTACAGCAAACGCCACATCGGCGCCATCGCGGATTTCACGGGTGAGGAGCGTGACGCGCTGGCGGCTATGCTGAAAGAAACCACCGGAACGCTCGACAGCCTGTTTGGCTATAAGTTTCCATATATGATGTGCATGCACAACGCGCCGGTCAATTCCGGCAATACCAGTGCGTATTACCATTTTCATATCGAATTTTTCCCGCCGATGCGCTCGGAAAAAAAGCAGAAGTTCAACGCTTCCAGCGAAACCGGCGCATGGGCGCACTGTAACCCGACTTGTCCCGAGGAAAAAGCGGAAGAACTGCGGCAGGCGCATGCGCGTTTTCTTGCATCCGCAGCCGGGCAGGCGGACAACCATTGA
- the galE gene encoding UDP-glucose 4-epimerase GalE has product MRILVTGGAGFIGSHTCVELLQGGHEVIVLDNLYNSAVTALRRVEKITGRSLTFCKGDVRDGALLKTIFARHAVDVVIHFAALKAVGESVQKPLEYYDNNIGGVVTLCKAMREAGVHSIIFSSSATVYGVPETVPVKEDFPLSATSPYGRTKLMTEEILRDVFVADNRFSVVLLRYFNPIGAHESGLIGEYPKGIPNNLTPYIAQVATGKLKELKVFGNDYPTPDGTGVRDYIHVVDLAKGHVCALKKASEPGVHIYNLGTGVGYSVLQVIAAFEKACGKTIPYVFAPRRAGDVAENYADPSKALRELGWKTTKGIDDMCRDLWNWQSKNPDGYPVEDKTGTE; this is encoded by the coding sequence ATGCGTATATTGGTGACCGGAGGCGCGGGCTTCATCGGCAGCCATACCTGTGTTGAACTGTTGCAGGGCGGGCACGAAGTCATCGTGCTGGACAATCTCTACAATAGCGCTGTGACTGCCCTGCGCCGCGTGGAAAAGATCACGGGCCGCAGTCTGACGTTTTGCAAAGGGGACGTGCGGGACGGTGCGCTTCTGAAAACCATTTTTGCCAGGCATGCCGTTGATGTGGTGATCCATTTTGCGGCGCTCAAGGCTGTGGGCGAATCCGTACAGAAGCCTCTGGAGTATTATGACAACAACATCGGCGGCGTGGTGACGCTTTGCAAAGCCATGCGCGAAGCGGGCGTGCACAGTATCATTTTCAGCTCGTCCGCCACGGTGTACGGCGTGCCGGAAACGGTGCCTGTAAAAGAGGATTTCCCCTTATCCGCCACCAGCCCTTATGGACGCACCAAACTGATGACGGAAGAAATACTGCGGGATGTTTTTGTGGCGGATAATCGCTTCAGCGTGGTTCTGCTGCGGTATTTCAATCCCATCGGCGCGCATGAGAGCGGGCTCATCGGCGAATACCCCAAGGGCATTCCCAACAATCTTACGCCGTATATCGCACAGGTGGCCACCGGTAAACTAAAAGAATTGAAAGTGTTTGGAAATGACTATCCCACGCCGGACGGCACCGGAGTCCGAGACTATATCCATGTGGTGGATCTGGCGAAAGGACATGTCTGTGCGCTGAAAAAGGCATCGGAACCTGGCGTGCATATCTATAATCTCGGCACCGGTGTTGGATATAGCGTCCTGCAGGTCATTGCAGCGTTTGAAAAAGCGTGCGGCAAAACGATTCCCTATGTGTTTGCGCCCCGGCGGGCGGGCGACGTGGCGGAAAACTACGCCGACCCGTCCAAGGCCCTGCGCGAACTGGGCTGGAAGACGACGAAAGGAATCGACGATATGTGCCGTGATTTGTGGAACTGGCAGTCCAAAAACCCGGATGGGTATCCGGTTGAAGACAAAACCGGCACGGAATAG
- a CDS encoding D-alanine--D-alanine ligase family protein codes for MKKPRVAVLFGGMSSEHAVSLVSATSVIANIPRDRFDVVMIGITRDGEWRLFEGDVEKLAGSGWESDPSNRPAFIAPDSRVHGIVALSPDGRIETIRLDVVFPVLHGLNGEDGTVQGLLTLARIPFVGCGVTASAVCMDKAITKALCDTYQIPQAKWETVRVSDLKDNGKAVVERLEAHLGYPLFVKPANAGSSVGISKAADRETLYKAIETAATHDRKLVFEEAVNGREIECAVLGNEEPVVSCCGEIKPCNEFYDYNAKYLAGRTELVIPASLPKDVSERVRQTAMRVFRLLGCRGLTRMDFFALEDGTVLLNEPNTIPGFTSISMYPKLFEAGGISYGELLETLLRLAMEG; via the coding sequence TTGAAAAAACCGCGTGTAGCCGTCCTGTTTGGCGGCATGTCCTCGGAGCATGCAGTTTCTCTTGTTTCGGCCACTTCGGTCATTGCCAATATTCCGCGTGATCGGTTTGATGTAGTAATGATCGGCATCACGCGCGACGGCGAATGGCGGCTGTTTGAAGGCGATGTTGAAAAACTGGCCGGTTCCGGCTGGGAAAGCGACCCGTCCAACCGGCCGGCGTTCATCGCGCCCGATTCGCGCGTGCATGGGATCGTGGCGCTTTCACCGGATGGTCGGATCGAAACCATCCGTCTGGACGTCGTGTTCCCGGTGCTCCATGGTCTGAACGGCGAGGACGGCACGGTGCAGGGGCTGCTGACCCTGGCGCGCATTCCGTTTGTCGGCTGCGGTGTAACGGCTTCCGCAGTCTGTATGGACAAAGCGATCACCAAAGCGCTGTGCGATACGTACCAGATCCCGCAGGCCAAATGGGAAACGGTGCGGGTCTCCGATCTGAAAGACAACGGCAAAGCGGTTGTGGAACGCCTGGAAGCGCATCTGGGCTACCCGTTGTTTGTAAAACCCGCGAATGCGGGCTCTTCGGTGGGGATTAGCAAAGCGGCCGACCGTGAAACACTCTACAAGGCCATCGAAACCGCTGCGACGCATGACCGTAAGCTGGTGTTTGAAGAGGCCGTGAACGGCAGAGAAATTGAGTGCGCCGTGCTGGGCAATGAGGAACCGGTCGTGTCCTGCTGCGGAGAAATCAAACCCTGCAACGAATTTTATGATTATAACGCCAAATATCTGGCCGGCCGCACGGAACTGGTTATCCCGGCGAGTCTGCCGAAAGATGTATCCGAACGCGTACGTCAGACCGCAATGCGCGTGTTTCGGCTTTTGGGCTGCCGGGGTCTGACGCGCATGGACTTCTTTGCCTTGGAAGACGGGACGGTGCTCCTCAACGAGCCGAATACCATCCCCGGGTTTACGTCCATCAGCATGTACCCCAAACTGTTCGAAGCCGGTGGCATCTCTTATGGCGAACTGTTGGAAACCCTGCTGCGGCTGGCGATGGAAGGGTGA
- the murI gene encoding glutamate racemase produces the protein MDNRPIGVFDSGLGGLTVIRALERTLPHEDLIYFGDTGRVPYGTKGNDTIVKYSEQIVRFLRGFDVKAILIACNTVSSVAFEEVCAQAGVPVFGVVEPAVEAAVRTTRGGEILVLGTSATVRSGAYEQAIHRYLPDAGVRSRACPLFVPLVENGHFAAGDQLAELAAHEYLDSFIGQGVDTVILGCTHYPILRSLIAKIMGGQVELVDSGCEMAVRAAVAMDERGLLTDREEPGRQNFYVSDYSEDFTRLAGVLLEHSLAGYVEKTNIEKY, from the coding sequence TTGGATAATCGGCCTATCGGCGTTTTTGATTCAGGGCTGGGCGGTTTGACGGTGATTCGGGCGCTGGAGCGTACTCTCCCGCATGAGGACCTGATCTATTTCGGAGATACTGGCCGCGTGCCCTATGGCACCAAAGGGAATGACACCATCGTCAAATATTCCGAGCAGATCGTGCGCTTCCTTCGTGGCTTCGATGTCAAAGCGATCCTGATCGCCTGCAATACGGTCAGTTCGGTCGCATTTGAAGAGGTGTGCGCGCAGGCGGGCGTGCCGGTTTTCGGCGTGGTGGAGCCGGCTGTGGAGGCGGCTGTGCGCACGACCAGGGGCGGGGAAATCCTCGTTTTGGGTACCAGCGCCACGGTGCGCAGCGGTGCGTATGAACAGGCGATCCACCGGTATCTTCCCGATGCGGGAGTGCGCAGTCGGGCTTGCCCTCTGTTCGTGCCGCTGGTGGAAAACGGTCACTTCGCGGCGGGCGACCAGTTGGCCGAACTGGCAGCGCATGAGTATTTGGATTCATTCATCGGGCAGGGCGTGGATACCGTCATCCTCGGCTGCACGCATTATCCCATTCTGCGTTCGCTCATCGCGAAGATTATGGGCGGGCAGGTAGAACTGGTGGACTCCGGCTGTGAAATGGCCGTGCGGGCTGCGGTGGCAATGGATGAGCGCGGCCTGCTCACCGACAGGGAAGAACCCGGCAGGCAGAATTTTTATGTTAGCGACTATTCTGAAGATTTCACCCGGCTGGCGGGCGTACTGCTGGAACACTCGCTGGCGGGGTATGTGGAAAAGACCAATATTGAGAAATATTGA
- a CDS encoding DUF1934 domain-containing protein, with amino-acid sequence MQKDVLISITGTVISEEGVPDVIELVTAGRYYRRDGKYYIRYLESEATGFAGVTTTVKVEGERSVTLTRSGPAASRLILEHGKRHLCQYNTGLGQMMVGISGCQIHSDLGELGGELEFHYMLDVNSNLVSRNEVRISVKEANGHAEPDVYSN; translated from the coding sequence ATGCAAAAGGATGTGCTCATCAGCATCACCGGTACGGTCATTTCGGAAGAAGGTGTGCCGGACGTGATCGAACTGGTGACAGCCGGGCGTTATTACAGGCGTGACGGCAAATATTATATCCGGTATCTGGAGAGCGAGGCCACGGGCTTTGCCGGAGTGACTACCACGGTGAAAGTGGAGGGCGAGCGCTCGGTCACGCTCACCCGCAGCGGCCCTGCCGCGTCCCGGTTGATCCTTGAACACGGCAAACGCCATCTCTGCCAATACAACACGGGCTTGGGACAGATGATGGTCGGTATTTCCGGCTGCCAGATCCACAGTGATCTGGGGGAGCTCGGCGGCGAGCTGGAGTTCCACTATATGCTGGACGTCAATTCCAATCTGGTCAGCCGCAACGAAGTGCGGATCAGTGTCAAGGAGGCAAACGGGCATGCAGAACCTGATGTATACAGCAACTGA
- the argS gene encoding arginine--tRNA ligase → MQNLMYTATDEIRHVVMQAMGRLVASGKLPAEPLPPFGVEVPADRAHGDFSANVAMVSARALKMPPRKIAEAVLGELCLKGTYFTHAEVAGPGFLNFFLAPAWYTAILNAVQTEGEGYTHTAQGGGKKIMVEYVSANPTGPMHMGNARGGALGDCLAAVLEHAGYDVTREFYVNDAGNQIAKFAVSLEARYFQIFRGEDAVPFPEDGYHGDDVRERAKEFAAQYGKQYLDAPEDERRKVLAAFGIERNVKKLHDDLLKYRIEYDVWFRESVLHEDGELADVIALLKERGAAYEKDGALWYAATRFGAEKDEVLVRANGIPTYFAADIAYHRNKFEKRGFAKVVDVWGADHHGHVARLKGAMDAIGVGGDKLDVVLTQLVRLMRGGEVVRMSKRTGKAISLDDLLEEVPVDAARFFFNLREANSHLDFDLDLAVEQSSQNPVYYVQYAHARIWSILKNLAAENIHPRACTPEEFGLLSASEERELIRHLGLLPNEIDEAAKAYDPARITRYVLDLATKFHKFYNAHYVRGEDEPLMQARLNLCLCVRDVLKYVLDMLKITAPQTM, encoded by the coding sequence ATGCAGAACCTGATGTATACAGCAACTGATGAGATCCGCCATGTTGTGATGCAGGCAATGGGGCGCCTGGTGGCGAGCGGGAAGCTGCCGGCCGAGCCGCTGCCGCCGTTCGGGGTGGAAGTGCCGGCCGACCGCGCCCACGGTGATTTTTCCGCCAATGTGGCCATGGTGAGCGCCCGTGCGCTCAAAATGCCACCGCGCAAGATCGCCGAAGCTGTTTTGGGAGAACTGTGCCTAAAGGGCACCTATTTCACGCACGCCGAGGTGGCGGGACCGGGATTCCTGAATTTTTTCCTCGCGCCGGCATGGTATACGGCCATTCTGAACGCCGTGCAGACCGAGGGGGAAGGGTATACCCACACCGCGCAGGGCGGCGGTAAAAAGATCATGGTTGAATATGTGTCGGCCAACCCCACCGGACCCATGCATATGGGCAATGCGCGCGGCGGCGCACTGGGCGACTGCCTGGCAGCGGTGCTGGAGCACGCCGGCTATGATGTGACGCGGGAATTCTATGTCAACGACGCGGGCAACCAGATCGCCAAATTCGCCGTTTCACTGGAGGCGCGTTATTTCCAGATATTCAGGGGTGAAGACGCGGTGCCTTTCCCGGAGGATGGTTACCACGGCGACGACGTTCGTGAGCGCGCGAAAGAGTTTGCAGCGCAGTACGGCAAGCAATATCTGGACGCGCCGGAGGATGAACGCCGCAAGGTACTGGCGGCGTTCGGCATCGAGCGCAACGTAAAGAAGCTGCACGACGATCTGCTCAAGTATCGCATTGAGTACGATGTGTGGTTCCGTGAGAGCGTGCTGCACGAGGACGGTGAGCTGGCCGACGTCATCGCGCTGCTCAAGGAGCGGGGCGCAGCTTACGAAAAGGACGGCGCGCTGTGGTATGCGGCCACCCGTTTTGGTGCGGAAAAGGACGAGGTGCTGGTGCGTGCCAACGGTATTCCGACCTATTTCGCGGCGGATATCGCCTACCACCGCAACAAGTTTGAAAAGCGCGGGTTTGCCAAAGTGGTGGATGTCTGGGGCGCGGATCATCACGGCCATGTGGCGCGTCTGAAAGGCGCAATGGACGCCATCGGCGTCGGCGGTGACAAGCTTGATGTGGTGCTCACCCAACTGGTGCGGCTCATGCGCGGCGGGGAAGTGGTGCGTATGTCCAAGCGCACCGGCAAGGCCATCTCGCTGGACGACCTGTTGGAGGAAGTGCCGGTGGACGCGGCGCGTTTCTTCTTTAACCTGCGTGAAGCCAACAGCCATCTGGATTTTGATCTGGACCTTGCGGTGGAACAATCCTCGCAGAACCCGGTCTATTATGTCCAATACGCCCACGCGCGTATCTGGAGCATCCTCAAGAACCTGGCGGCGGAAAATATTCACCCGCGCGCCTGCACGCCGGAGGAATTCGGCCTGCTTTCCGCCAGCGAGGAGCGGGAATTGATCCGGCATCTTGGGCTCCTGCCAAACGAGATCGACGAGGCCGCGAAAGCCTACGATCCGGCACGTATCACCCGTTATGTGCTCGACCTGGCCACCAAGTTCCATAAGTTCTACAATGCGCATTATGTACGTGGGGAGGACGAGCCGCTGATGCAGGCTCGGCTGAACCTCTGCCTGTGCGTACGCGACGTACTCAAATATGTGTTGGATATGCTGAAGATCACCGCACCGCAGACCATGTGA